A genome region from Sander vitreus isolate 19-12246 chromosome 21, sanVit1, whole genome shotgun sequence includes the following:
- the psmc5 gene encoding 26S proteasome regulatory subunit 8, whose amino-acid sequence MEVDGADHMEMGESKGGSGLRQYYLSKIEELQLTVNDKSQNLRRLQAQRNELNAKVRLLREELQLLQEQGSYVGEVVRVMDKKKVLVKVHPEGKFVVDVDKNIDINDVTPNCRVALRNDSYTLHKILPNKVDPLVSLMMVEKVPDSTYEMIGGLDKQIKEIKEVIELPVKHPELFEALGIAQPKGVLLYGPPGTGKTLLARAVAHHTDCTFIRVSGSELVQKFIGEGARMVRELFVMAREHAPSIIFMDEIDSIGSSRLEGGSGGDSEVQRTMLELLNQLDGFEATKNIKVIMATNRIDILDSALLRPGRIDRKIEFPPPNEEARLDILKIHSRKMNLTRGINLRKIAELMPGASGAEVKGVCTEAGMYALRERRVHVNQEDFEMAVAKVMQKDSEKNMSIKKLWK is encoded by the exons ATGGAGATGGGGGAGAGTAAAGGTGGCTCAGGTCTCCGGCAGTACTACTTGTCTAAGATAGAAGAGTTACAG TTGACCGTAAATGACAAGAGCCAAAATCTCAGGCGACTGCAGGCACAGAGAAATGAGCTCAATGCCAAAG tgcGTCTCCTTCGTGAGGAGCTGCAGTTACTACAGGAGCAGGGGTCCTATGTAGGAGAAGTGGTTAGAGTCATGGACAAAAAGAAAGTGCTTGTCAAG GTCCATCCAGAAGGAAAATTTGTCGTGGATGTGGACAAGAACATTGACATCAATGAT GTGACTCCCAATTGTCGCGTGGCTCTGCGTAACGACAGCTACACCCTGCACAAGATCTTGCCCAACAAGGTGGACCCCCTGGTATCCCTTATGATGGTGGAGAAGGTGCCAGACTCTACCTATGAAATGATTGGTGGCCTGGATAAGCAGATCAAGGAGATCAAGGAAGTGATTGAGCTGCCTGTCAAGCACCCAGAGCTGTTTGAGGCTTTAGGCATTGCACAGCCTAAG GGCGTGCTGCTGTACGGTCCCCCAGGTACAGGGAAGACCCTGCTGGCCAGAGCTGTGGCCCACCATACTGACTGTACCTTCATCAGGGTGTCCGGCTCTGAGCTGGTCCAGAAGTTCATTGGAGAGG GGGCCCGCATGGTGCGTGAGCTGTTCGTCATGGCCAGAGAACATGCTCCCTCCATCATCTTCATGGACGAGATTGACTCCATCGGGTCGTCTCGCCTGGAGGGCGGATCGGGTGGTGACAGCGAGGTGCAGAGGACAATGCTGGAGCTGCTCAATCAGCTGGACGGCTTCGAGGCCACCAAGAACATCAAG GTCATTATGGCCACCAACCGTATTGACATCCTGGACTCGGCTCTGCTCAGGCCAGGAAGGATCGACCGAAAGATTGAGTTCCCCCCTCCAAATGAAGAG GCCCGTCTGGACATCCTGAAGATCCACTCCAGGAAGATGAACCTGACACGTGGCATTAATCTTAGGAAGATTGCAGAGCTGATGCCTGGAGCTTCTGGTGCTGAGGTCAAG GGTGTTTGCACAGAGGCAGGGATGTACGCTCTGAGAGAAAGGAGAGTTCACGTCAACCAGGAGGA